Genomic DNA from Magnolia sinica isolate HGM2019 chromosome 4, MsV1, whole genome shotgun sequence:
CATGGCTGCCtcagctttgggtagatctttaattggTTATGGATATCTTGATTGGTTagtgataggttggctagatttaggccctatgtgaacaaatcataggGCTAGATTCGATGcttaagtgatcggttggattcgttggctttctatGGTTAATTAAACTTATTCATGTTGTTCTTTATTGGTACCTCTCATGTATAGGTTTACTCTGAACactaagggtcagtaagtgatgacataggctatatatatatatatatatatatatatatatatatatatataaggattttaggcaatccaaaatagcgaaaattcaaGGCATTACAGGTCTCGATGGATGTTTCTTCCCAGGATCATCCAGCCTCGTTTTGACTTTTAATTGTATATGTTAAATGTTCCAGGCTCAACAGGAGGTTCCTCTGGGAGAGCATGGAATCTCTGGCATCAGGTACAATTGGTCCATAGGTTGTCTGCGGCGACTTCAATGTTGTTGATGATAACTTTGAGGGCTGGGAAGCAAAAGCCAAGACTTGGAAAGCTCCGCTAAATTCAAGGAAGCCATCGATAAAGTCAGGTTATTGGATGCAGGATTCAGTGGCAATAGGTTCACCTGGTGCAATAATCAAGCTCGTAGTTCGAGAGTTGGGGCTAGGCTAGATAGGGTACTGTGCAATGGTGATTGGTTAAACAAATTCCCCAGATTCCATGTTAAACATCTGCCGAGGATGAATTCTAACCACGCCCCACTACTAGTGGCCTTCCCCAGACCAACCACGCCTGCTCCCAAACCCTTTCACTTTCAGAGAATGTGGCTACTAGACGAATACTTCTCTCAAGTAGTTGAGGATGCTTGGAGCCAAGAGATGTCGAACCAGCCCATGCTCAATCTGCTACTGAAAATTAAGAAGGTCAAGTTCAGTTTAAAGGCTCGGAATAGAGATGTTTTTGGAAACATTTTCCAAAACCTGAAAAAAGTGGAACACGAGCTTGTCTAGCTAGAGGTCCGAGCCCAATCCTCCCCTGCAGTCATCACTTTGGAAGAGTTTATTGCAGCTAAGCAAAGGGTAGCCTAGATAGAACTCGCTGAAGAAATCTTTTGGAAGCAAAAGGCTGGCAATAACTGGCTAAAGGAAGGGGACAGGAACACCAAGTTCTTCCACCTCTCGGCCTCCGATAGAGTGAGAAGAGCTAGGATCCATGTTATCAAGCTGGAATCGAGGGAAACTATTTCTGATTAGCCGGCCATAAAAAGGGAAGCAATTGGCTTCCTACAATCTCTCCTACCCTCTAGATCTACCTCGGATGCAAGCAACCTACTGGATTATATCCCTCCCCTCATTACACAAGAGGGCAACTCCCATCTTATGAGGATCCTGTCTTTTGAGGAGGTAAAAAAATTTGTTCTTGCTCTTCCTAAGGAGGGTGCTCCCAGTCCTAATGAGATGTTAGGAGCTTTCTATGCTGGCTGTTGGAAAATAGTGGGGAAGGATATACACGAAGTCGTGGTGGATTTTTTCCAAGGGGGTAGTCTTCCCATGACCTTCACCTCTACCCTTatctatttgattcctaaatcGTCGGGCGCAAAAAGTTTTGCTGATTTCCATCCGATCAGCCTATGCAACATTCTCTACAAGATATTTGCTAAGATTATCATCGATAGACTAAGTTCTCTTCTCCTGAAGCTGATCTCCTTGGAACAAGGGGCCTTTGTTAGGGGCCAGGTGATTGCTGATAACATCGCTCTTGGGAAAGAAATTTTCAGGGATATAAATAGGAAGGTTCGCGGTGGAAATCTAGTTTTGAAATTGGATATGGAAAAAGCCTATGATAGGGTAGATTGGTGCTTCCTGAATCAGGTCCTGCTTAAATTTGGTTTCAGTTTGAGCTGGGTGAAGATGGTGAAGTGTTGTTGGAAAAAAAAACTGGTTCTCGGTCCTTATAAATGGAGAAAGCTGTGGTTTCTTCAAATCCTCGAGAGGGTTGAGGTAAGGCGATCCTCTTTCCTCCGGCTTGTTCATTCTTTTGGCAGAAGTTTTCAGTATATGGCTCTCGAAGCTGGTTGCTAGTGGGCTGTGTAAGCCATTCAAGCTGAAACGGGGTTGTATACAAATCTCACACCTTCTTTATGTAGATGACACAATCCTGTTCCTTAATGAATCTTGTTATTCCCTTGACGTGGTGTGGAATttcatatccagatattaggatGCCTCTGGTCAGAAAGTAAACTTGAGGAAGAGCTCCTTCCATTGTTCGTCCAAGATGCCCGTGGGTAGGCaaaggtccattgaaaggtcctTTGGTTTTAGTCAAGCCGTGGGTGGTTTCTCCTACTTGGGGGTACCAATTGTGAAAGGTAGGATTAATTGTGGCATGTTTAAACCAATGATTGGTAAGATGGAAGCCAAGATTCAAGGGTGGAACATGAGGTACCTTTCCTAGGCTGGTGGATTAACTCTGATTTCCCATGTTCTGAGCGGTATTCTGGTCCACACTATGGCTGCTACGGTGCTTCCAGCGAAGGTTTTGGGTAACATGGAAAGATCATTTGCCAACTTCTTCTGGGGGGTGGCAAGATGGGAAGAGAAAACTCCATTGGATAAAATGGAGCTCTATTTCCTTACCCAAGGATGAGGGAGGGCTGGGCACCAGGAAGTTGAAGGAAGTCATGAAAGCTCTACACCGGAAGATGGCTTGGGGGGCTAGATTTGGGAAGGATGGGAGCCTATGGGCTGATTTCATGCGGTCTAAATACCTACAACCTGGAGCGATCTCTAGTCCTAACAATTGCTCAGCTTGTGCACCTCCTCTCTGGAAAGTCCTAGTGGGCCTGTTTCATATCCTGGACAGAAATGTTCAATGGGAAGTGAACCAAGGGGCCTGCAATATGTGGAATTGCAACTGGACTAGCCCTGGCCCCTTGGTAGACTTTCCCTCGCAAGATATCCCACCAAATCTCAGGGACCTATCAGTTACCGATTTTACTGGGGAGGATGGGCTCAAAACGGAGGCTCCATTTGCACTTCTAGATTGGATTCAGGTTCATATTCAGCAAGGTGGGTTCTGCTCTTCAGATGGTGAAGATCTTCACATCTGGCCCTTCAACCCCGCTGGTAAATTTTCTATTAAATCGGCCTAGGATGTTAGTAGAGGTAGCAGGTAGAAGAGGATCTTGACAAAATGGGTGTGGCACCCAAGTTGCCTCCAAAGATTGCCACGTTTATGTGGAGGCTTTTGGAGGGGGCTCTGTTAGTTGATGTTTGCATTCAAAGAAAAGGAATTCAAATTTCTTCGAAATGTGTCTGTTGCAGAGTGGATTTGGGGTCCAACCATCTCCCTAAATCGTTGGCGCATCTGTTCATGGACGAGAGTCTGGCAGAAAAGGTATGGAAGCAGCTCGCAAACGTCTTTGGGATTCCCCTGTTCCGTCACCCCTCGATCTAAGACCGGTTCAACTGATGGTGGCAAATGCCTCTCCCTAGTAGCAATAATTCTGTTATCCTGTAGTTATCCCCTATTTTCTCTCTTTGGGAAATCTGGAGGGCTAGAAATGAGGCCAGATTTGACGACCAGGTAATCTCTGTCTCTGGCGTTCTTAATAGAGAAAAATAGTGGGTGGAAAACTTGTTCTGTCATCATTAGAAGAACTCTCTTCGGTCATCGGCAGACCCAATGGCTTCTTCGGCCCTGCTTCTAGCCCGTCCGCTCCATTCTCACCTAGAATTTTCTATTGTAAGGTGGATCAGGCCTAGAGAGGGCTGGTTTAAACTTAATGTGGATGGCTTCACGCTAGCCAACCCAGGGCAATTAGGGGTGGAGGCATCTGCAGGGACAGTAATGGCAATATGGTCTTCGCGATTGTTACTGTCTATGGAAATGCTTCCACTAACAGGGCGGAAATGCGGGCTTGGGTGATCGATTGTATTAATGAAAAATCCATCACCACATGGAAATGGAGGTATTGGCGGTATAGAATTAGAAGGCAAGGAAATAGGGGATCTTTTTGGTTCTCCCTAATTCCCAGAGAAGCGAATGAGCCGGCTGAGGGTTTGGCTAGAGAAGGTAGTGTGCGGCAAGTGAACCAATTCTTCCGGGATATCTCCAGCCTCTCTCATCTTGGGTTGGATTCTTCTAGATAAAGTGGGGTCGGGCTCTATTCCGTATGGGATATGAAGGCAGGCCTTTCCCTTTTAGCCCTGCCCCAATAACCGCTTTTTCTATCTTTTGCCATCAATGAAAtgctcatttaaaaaaataaaataaaataaaataaaatacgactataaaaaagaaaaaagaaaaaagtaccaTTTGTGTTAATTCATGCATGTTTAAAATTAGacccggtttttttttttttttttcacttccacCATCCACCGTTCACAAACCTTTTCATCCAGACTACTCACTATTTTACTTATAAAAATCCATTTCAAAAGTGCCAATTGGATGGGTTATAAAATTATGATCGCTCAGTAAATGTGATCGTAGAGCTATGTTGGTCCGCCACATGCCTAATAGTTTGGATGATTTAGATAGAAGGATAGGTGCCACACAATGTAGGACACATGCGTTTTTATGTAGCAaatagtttctttttcttttttttttttccttttgcctTTTATTCAACTACTAAACCAGATATCTTGCCTTGAAACTCTAGAGGACTGATCATCTATAACCAACTGTAGTTTAACTTCACTAACAACACATTCGCGGGACTTtgttttaaggaaaaaaatattCGTAGTTGTCTAATATTTCCATAGTTAATaattgtcattttgaaatttggttgattgCAAGTGGCAGACGTAAATTCGCGCTGTATTTATTTGCACCAGGAAAAATACTGTCTTAAGGGAAGCaactcaagaacttcaaatgctgATGAGAATGAAACATGATCACAAACTTCCTTTAAATACTAACATGTTTAAAAACCACCCAAGCATTTTGCTTGGGAGGTTAATCCATCTTTAATCAATACAactaaaacaaatttcataaacaTACATATGATTCCCAACATAAGTCTAATTATCAATATTCCCtttctatatatataaattttgatatatgaaaaaaaaaaaaaaaacaagagagaagaaaagaattaAATCTCCTTTGTGTTATGTCATGAGCTAGAAATAATGTCAATCCCACAGTTCAACATCGAAGAAAGGCCATTTCCAGTTCAAAAATAATTGGAAATGCTTCTTTCTCCAACCTTGGTGAAGCCAAACACTACTCTTCTCATTCAAACGAGATTCTCCAAAACCTCCCCAAGACAAATGAAAGATGTCAGTAGAACTGCAAGTACACCTACCGTCGAATTCGCCATATTTACGAACGTTTTGATCCCCACCAACTTATCTCTAGCAAACGCCTTGAACTTGCTAAAAGTGGACTGCCGATTGCAGCATTTACGGCCCATATCCGGTTCTAGTCCCGGAAAGCCAtgcattaccatcacatccataTGGACACTAACCGTCTTCGAGGGCTCAATGTGGTGAAAGAACGTCTGGGCCACATTATGGCTCGCAACGAACAATCCACGGTTGAATTCGATCTTCTCATATACGTCGAAGGTGGGTGTGCCCGGGGAATTGTCCATCTCACCATCTGCGTTGATAAATCCAAGAGAGAAATCGTTTGGTTCGTAGTCTGTGTCATCAGAATTCAAGTGCTTCAAATTGCGATTTTGATTGATTCCTCCTGCAGTCTAACTCTTAGCCAATGGTATGGTATCCAAAGAAATGTTCACATGCAATATTTGTGTGTGAGCTTTCACATGCAATGCTTTCTTTGCAGCCAATGTGTCACGTGTGTGAAACTAGCTAcatccaaaaggtgggccacaccgtaatcTAAGACCAGTATGATCTGTTCATGGGACAAGTTGATCTCATTTTCGGATCAGGTGATCTttaatggtgtgacccacccttTTCACGGCTTGGATGTTCCTCGCTAATTGCAAATTTCTATGTGGAAATCTTCACATTTCTCAGTTGATGAATGCACCCTTTTCTTCCAATCGAAGATGACCATTTCAAACATCAAGCCGGCCACACCGCATAACTCTAGAGATACAaggcatgatttttcatgttgtgacccacctgctgtttggatgatttttcatgGTGATCCAACTGCTTTTCGGGTCGGTGTGATTTTTAGGCAGTAAGGAAAACATGAGGGGGTCCACATGTTGGACGGGTTGAATGTCATGCACACATTAGGTTGGGTGCATTGTAAGTTAAGCTTAACATTCAAAGCGTTACAGTGGATTCGGCCACTTTGGCAATACAATAACTTATGGCATTGTATTACCAAAAGCAGGAAAGAGGGGTGCATCTATCAATAGGATGTGTCTAAATAGAGGCCTCTTTGGCAATACAATAAGAACTTGTGGTATTGTGTTACAAAGGAAAGAGTGGTGCATCTATCAATAGGGttttcgttttttctttttttggtaaaCTGTAGCCTCTTTCGCAATGCAAAAGTAACTTGTGGTATTGTACTGCCAAAAGTAGAAAAAAGGAGTGTATCTATCAATAGGGTTTGTGTAAATAGTGGCCCACCGAAGTAAGAAAAGAAATAAAGTAAAGAAACATGAGTTTAGTGAGTGAGGCGTACCTTTATCAGTGTTTGGCTCCtctttcttttggaaatttgagatGCTTTCTATTAGCACTGTGTTGTGCTCTTGCGTGCTCTGCGAAATCACTAGCCGCATGTTAGTTACAGCATCCATGGCCCAATACGGGCTCATCCGTTCTTGTTAGTGAAAACTAATTAATTACAGGATTGCCTGCtatagaagctaggtggggcccaccgtaatgttactGACATGGGTCCAAAAATAAGATAGTCCACGCCAAAGGTTGAAACATTCCTGAACAGAATGGAGAGCAACGGGATTTACGAAAGTGGAATTTGAAAGTGATTCAACGGTTGTAATTGATATCCTGAACGGGAGGTTCCTGTCGATGCGGAGGATGTGGTATTGGTGGAGCTGAGTTGATTTGTTCAGGGGTCAGGTAGCGAATCACAGATAAGCGGCTGTTCATTTAGCTGCACGAGCTTTCccttaccattttttttttttttttgggttagcttgttagtacacacccatttcagtacacacactccatgttagccactcccactagggatcgataccaagacctcaagtgttgaaacgaggtatctccactcttTCCCTTACCATTAAGGAAATTTACTCTTTGATAAAGTAGGGGTGGGAAACTTGAGAGTCAAAGTTTGTATTACGTGTAATTGAGTATATTATAGGATATATGATAGGTCCCTTTGTTTTTCGAGGCGAGAGCATACCAAAAGCTTGTAAGTACgttcataaaaataaatatatgcacttaccttaaataaataaaaagttaaaaCATACCTGGGCTGGGCCGAAAGCTTGTAAGTACgttgataaaaataaatatatgcgcttcccttaaataaataaaagttaaaaaaaCACCTGGGCTGGgctggagaagtttcgaatcaggctaatattttcgtATTTTCAGCTCATCCTAGTAGAAATGAACGGATTTAAGGGATGTTTTAACATGGGCATtttcctacccactttttcctgtggtgaggctcacttgagttttggatctgcctcattttttctcCACTTTATAACatgatcttgcaaaatagatgggcggagtggatttcccacaaacatcacggtgggccccacctagcttcctgtcgCAGGCAATCCGAGTCGGTATGGTAGAGAGCCACTTGGACGTCCACGTGGATGGGTAGACAGCGAACCAAGACCACCCAGCTAGCGGGCTCTGCATTAGATGGACCATGGTTCTAAAACTACACCAACAGGACTATCCCAGCGATAATTTTCCCTCTGAATTGTAAGtgttaattattttttccttttaccGTCCATTTGAAGGCCGCCCATCAAATACTTTAAGAACGTCCGTTCGGTCAATTTTTAACCACAGGCCATCCATGCAAGGGGCCATTTGTTGGacggtccaagcctacacaccgTTTACCTTGTCACGTGGAAGTGAAAGGGGAACTATATAACACCATGCTTGTGATGGTTCTATCCAAGTAAAGTTCACAGCAAACAAAACACGTAATCTTACACGCGCCACCTTACTCTCACAACTGACCCGTGGCATACATGTAATTAGCAGGGGAACCTACACAAGATCGAATCCGTTCATTCGGAGGGCCCACTATAGATGTGTAGATATCCAGAAATCAGGACAGTGGGATATATAGTTCTAAACACTGAATTAAGGATGGACGGATATTGAAAGTTGTATGATTTCATTTTACACTCGAATTCAGTGCTTAGGATTATCTGATAGACCTAGATTTTTGGGTATTGTATATAAATGGTGGGTCCTCCTGATGAGTGGCTCAGATCTCAAGTAGGCATGCACTTTTTACATGTGTGCCATGCAATGTGTAGGAGATAGGGAGTGCGAGTAAGATTAGCAAACCTCCCAGAAAAATAGCTTTAAAAGTTAGGGTCATTTTGTAGATTTGTGAAATTTATGGTAGTATTCCTACATACCTCCTCTAGATTTTTATGTGACATTTTTACCCCTCGCAAGTTCTCCACAACCTTTGCACCCTTGAACTCCTCTTCCAGATCACTAATCTCGATTAATTTCGACGAGACCACGTCGCCCACTTGATTTTTCTCATTTCTTCCACCGATTTCTAGCTCCGTCACCGGGGAAAGTTCATCGGAAGGATGATACTTCGCAGTGGCCCACATTTCCTTATGGTTGGATTGATCAATGAGTTGTTGTGACGCACAAGCAACGGATAGGATCTCTTGTAGAATGTCCACTTGATTTACATCAGGTCGAGAAAATACGGAATGCGGGCCCGGGAGATCAATCTGTGGGAAATCATCCATCTCCAATGGAGGCAATGTCAGCCGTTGATGCAATCTTGCGCGTTCTAGCGCTACATCCACCTGCAGAGACACTCAAAAAGCTGTGATAATGAGAACATGTGGGGGTAGTTTAGTCACTTAATAACTCAAGGGTATATTTGTCATTTTGTTAAAATTAAGGGTAGGAGGTTTGTTAGCCAGTTGAAAAAGTCAAGGTGAGCAAAAAGTCTAAAAATGATTTGGAGTTGGAagcattttgattttgatttatttatttatttattttttttcttccaatgGTACGATCCTAGCTGTCTGATGTTGACTGTTGAATGTAGATTGGTGACCATCAGTTTGAACTGTGGGAGCCACCAATCAGATGGCTAGTATTGagcaatcaatgtgatttttgcatgttTGGCAATTGACATAGGCTCAAcgtatggatggtccagatcatctgaCCATGTGGCTAATTGGCAacgatggattgatggatggaccgttcatcatgtgagacccaccatctaTCTGACCCTGTCTGACAAATTAAAACAGTCtgatcatcgggtgggccacatgtgtataACAAATGCAATGGCTGACCCAGCCTCTTTTATAGGCCAGTGCTATATACACggcggggcccacttgatgaagagTCCTGATTGTAGCTTACCCAACATGAGACGTGTCCCAAGATGAAATGTTACCTTAGATGGAAGAAAGGCAAAATCTGCATTGTCCGGAAATGGAGGGTCCGTGGAGCTAAGTGCCTCTTCTGCAAGAAACTGCATCCATGCCCCATCTCCTTGTTCATGGACGTGGAAGGCTCCTTGGACGATGCCCGATGAGCATGTATCTGATGGGAATGGATAGCCATTACTCTCCATATCTTCCCCTCTTCCATCAGAAGAGAGTTCCATGCCAGATGAACGGTCATTATGCATCCATTGAGAATGGTCGTCATATGGAGCCACATATTGGTCGTCCATCTTGGGGCCCAACCCATTCTTCTTAAACACGCGGCACAGCGCATAAGCGTCCTATAAGCAACATTCATCTTGATTAAAGCATTATGATGATAGAATGTGATTAGTACTTAGAAACTAAAAACCTGAgaaatgatcacctacaaccggTTTCATGTGAACTTACCTCTGTAAGATAATCTGagccatgcataaggtgggccttgccaTTAAGATCGATGggtacaaaaatcaggctggttcacCTGTGGGCCACATTCGAACTTCCAAGTGGACCATCAGCATCCTGATTCAGACCCATCCATTATTTTCATACAGGTTGGCCAGGTTGACGAGTGGAACGATGGGGCCCACTTCTTGCATGGATCAGATGTCCCAAACAGATGACGTGCTTGCATATGAATCTCAATGCAATCAGTTGTAAGTAATCACCGATCATTCCTCCTAACAATCAAAATTAAGAATAacgaaaagaaaaacaagaagaagaagaagaagaagagaagattgcACCTGCAAGCCTGAGAGAGTTTCACATTCTCTTTCGTCGAGGCGGTATTCGTGCATGACCCAGTCCGTCCGTGAGCCGTGGGGAGCACGTCCTCGGTAGTAGACGAGCGTCTTCTTCATGCCAACTTCCCGCATGTGGGACATCACCTTCCGATCCTTCCCCGTTGCCTTCCAGTAGCCGGCCTTGGTCGCTCGATTCGTCCTCGATCCGTTCGGATACTTACGATCTCGAGGGCTGAAGAAATACCACTCAAGATCTTTGCTTGGCAAGAATGATTTCtctgtgatttaaaaaaaaaaaaaaaaaaacgatacaTTTCACTAACATTCATTTTACAATGGTGATGATGGTCATACTTACAGTGGTAccgtgaagatgatgatgatagctAGTGGTGAACACTTTCTTAAGTTGGGAGTTAcaacatggacggtctggattgacgtgCATGTTTGAAGATGATGATGGTAGTGGTAACCATTTTCTTAAATGGGAGCTAAAAacatggacgatctggattgaTGTGCATGTATGCAAGATGAACGCAAACAAATCGGATATCAGAGCTTTAAAATGGCGGTTAACTATCACCCTAGTCTTCTCAATAAAGGAAGAGTCTCTGGAcgagaaatgatcagatacagcTGCTGTATAATAAGTGACTATACAACCATTTTCGTGAATTTGTCATATATGTAGAAAATCCTATCCGTCGTAAAGGTGGACCAACGACTTGATGGTGACCTGGGACCAAATGCAAGCCGATCTACTTCATTGGGAGGGCTACATCAGTACTGTAATTCACATCATCGGCTGTCATTCATATTGATGTTGTTTCCCGTTGTATGTCCGGATGGGCCTGACTTTCATACGAGGTGCtcatcatggtgtgacccacctttttcAGAGCTACAATATTCTACACGTGTGACATGTTGGCGGGAGAGAAATGACTGTATTATAACTTACGATGCAGGCGCTGTATCTGATCGTCAGTACTCCTGATTGGTACGGAGGAAAATGAAGTAGAGAGCATTGCGAAATTCCAAATGTATGATTGATGTGGAAAAGGGTCTGGGTGT
This window encodes:
- the LOC131243087 gene encoding NAC domain-containing protein 54-like isoform X2, translating into MAPMTLPPGFRFHPTDEELVAYYLKRKINGRKIELEIIPAVDLYKCEPWDLPEKSFLPSKDLEWYFFSPRDRKYPNGSRTNRATKAGYWKATGKDRKVMSHMREVGMKKTLVYYRGRAPHGSRTDWVMHEYRLDERECETLSGLQDAYALCRVFKKNGLGPKMDDQYVAPYDDHSQWMHNDRSSGMELSSDGRGEDMESNGYPFPSDTCSSGIVQGAFHVHEQGDGAWMQFLAEEALSSTDPPFPDNADFAFLPSKVDVALERARLHQRLTLPPLEMDDFPQIDLPGPHSVFSRPDVNQVDILQEILSVACASQQLIDQSNHKEMWATAKYHPSDELSPVTELEIGGRNEKNQVGDVVSSKLIEISDLEEEFKGAKVVENLRGVKMSHKNLEESTQEHNTVLIESISNFQKKEEPNTDKDYEPNDFSLGFINADGEMDNSPGTPTFDVYEKIEFNRGLFVASHNVAQTFFHHIEPSKTVSVHMDVMVMHGFPGLEPDMGRKCCNRQSTFSKFKAFARDKLVGIKTFVNMANSTVGVLAVLLTSFICLGEVLENLV
- the LOC131243087 gene encoding NAC domain-containing protein 54-like isoform X1, yielding MAPMTLPPGFRFHPTDEELVAYYLKRKINGRKIELEIIPAVDLYKCEPWDLPEKSFLPSKDLEWYFFSPRDRKYPNGSRTNRATKAGYWKATGKDRKVMSHMREVGMKKTLVYYRGRAPHGSRTDWVMHEYRLDERECETLSGLQDAYALCRVFKKNGLGPKMDDQYVAPYDDHSQWMHNDRSSGMELSSDGRGEDMESNGYPFPSDTCSSGIVQGAFHVHEQGDGAWMQFLAEEALSSTDPPFPDNADFAFLPSKVDVALERARLHQRLTLPPLEMDDFPQIDLPGPHSVFSRPDVNQVDILQEILSVACASQQLIDQSNHKEMWATAKYHPSDELSPVTELEIGGRNEKNQVGDVVSSKLIEISDLEEEFKGAKVVENLRGVKMSHKNLEESTQEHNTVLIESISNFQKKEEPNTDKGGINQNRNLKHLNSDDTDYEPNDFSLGFINADGEMDNSPGTPTFDVYEKIEFNRGLFVASHNVAQTFFHHIEPSKTVSVHMDVMVMHGFPGLEPDMGRKCCNRQSTFSKFKAFARDKLVGIKTFVNMANSTVGVLAVLLTSFICLGEVLENLV
- the LOC131243087 gene encoding NAC domain-containing protein 54-like isoform X3; its protein translation is MAPMTLPPGFRFHPTDEELVAYYLKRKINGRKIELEIIPAVDLYKCEPWDLPEKSFLPSKDLEWYFFSPRDRKYPNGSRTNRATKAGYWKATGKDRKVMSHMREVGMKKTLVYYRGRAPHGSRTDWVMHEYRLDERECETLSGLQDAYALCRVFKKNGLGPKMDDQYVAPYDDHSQWMHNDRSSGMELSSDGRGEDMESNGYPFPSDTCSSGIVQGAFHVHEQGDGAWMQFLAEEALSSTDPPFPDNADFAFLPSKVDVALERARLHQRLTLPPLEMDDFPQIDLPGPHSVFSRPDVNQVDILQEILSVACASQQLIDQSNHKEMWATAKYHPSDELSPVTELEIGGRNEKNQVGDVVSSKLIEISDLEEEFKGAKVVENLRGVKMSHKNLEESTQEHNTVLIESISNFQKKEEPNTDKDGEMDNSPGTPTFDVYEKIEFNRGLFVASHNVAQTFFHHIEPSKTVSVHMDVMVMHGFPGLEPDMGRKCCNRQSTFSKFKAFARDKLVGIKTFVNMANSTVGVLAVLLTSFICLGEVLENLV